In Nymphaea colorata isolate Beijing-Zhang1983 chromosome 13, ASM883128v2, whole genome shotgun sequence, one DNA window encodes the following:
- the LOC116267144 gene encoding uncharacterized protein LOC116267144, with protein sequence MMSLKSLFTPKEMWACGHPKTESFRVAPDAYRSVNNMYVYSEANDAVSEPGNWFESDSSAASTSEVSSSGDSGEAAPELLVEGMRSLRSDRFFFEPDRTKSIVEEGKDKRSCFVPFLKVEGGLEREKSAGFLLVKEGKKVGSGLQGEKENGFFLFNEDKKVGSTGLERQTGNGFLLLKEDQKVGNGLQRETSHGTFRSGREKVRLVGGFKEEAGGGLLTLGAQLKVENGFEMKEDDITGDFVLSQRERSRLLGSADCERKKSDGFFVYDGDLMDVEREKKDWLLGLDQGDAAEVLTFDESMMMVMDSEDPYKDFRVSMEEMVEAYGLSEWECLEEMLVWYLRANGRSAHRYIMGAFVDLLVSIVSPSHGNGAEILRRFR encoded by the coding sequence ATGATGTCTCTCAAGTCGCTGTTCACCCCTAAGGAGATGTGGGCATGCGGCCACCCCAAAACTGAGTCCTTCAGAGTGGCTCCAGATGCTTACAGGAGCGTCAACAACATGTACGTCTACTCGGAGGCGAATGATGCCGTCTCTGAGCCCGGCAACTGGTTCGAGTCGGACTCGTCGGCGGCATCGACGTCGGAGGTTTCCTCTTCGGGGGATTCCGGCGAGGCAGCACCGGAGCTTCTGGTGGAGGGCATGAGAAGCCTGCGGTCAGACAGGTTCTTCTTCGAGCCCGACCGCACCAAATCCATAGTGGAGGAAGGCAAGGACAAGCGCAGCTGTTTCGTGCCGTTTTTGAAGGTCGAGGGCggcttagagagagagaaaagtgcTGGATTTTTGTTGGTTAAGGAGGGGAAGAAGGTGGGGAGTGGTTTACAGGGCGAGAAAGAGAATgggtttttcttgtttaatgaAGACAAGAAGGTGGGCAGTACTGGCTTAGAAAGACAAACTGGCAACGGGTTTCTCTTGCTCAAGGAGGATCAGAAGGTGGGCAATGGTTTACAGAGAGAAACCAGTCATGGGACGTTTCGTTCAGGAAGGGAGAAAGTGAGGTTGGTTGGTGGTTTCAAGGAGGAAGCCGGTGGTGGATTACTGACTCTGGGGGCGCAGCTGAAGGTAGAGAACGGATTCGAAATGAAAGAGGATGATATCACTGGTGATTTTGTATTATCACAGAGAGAAAGGAGCAGGCTGTTGGGTAGCGCGGATTGTGAGAGGAAGAAGAGCGAtggattttttgtttatgatgGGGATCTGATGGATgtcgagagggagaagaaggattGGCTCTTGGGTCTTGATCAGGGAGATGCTGCCGAGGTCCTGACGTTTGACGAGagcatgatgatggtgatggacTCGGAGGACCCTTACAAGGATTTCAGGGTTTCCATGGAGGAGATGGTGGAGGCCTACGGATTGAGCGAGTGGGAGTGCTTGGAAGAAATGCTGGTGTGGTACTTGAGGGCGAACGGGAGGAGTGCTCACAGGTACATCATGGGCGCCTTCGTCGATCTGCTTGTATCGATCGTTTCTCCTTCTCATGGAAATGGCGCTGAAATCCTGCGAAGATTTCGATGA
- the LOC116267193 gene encoding transcription repressor OFP6-like: MSTRRKPLRHVPVVSLGCNCRRAKVAGLTTKLLKPRHPSAAPPRPSSSTSSSRERFFSSDDVSSSTAPSSSSTKTSRTVSGCRPDSRALPRSLGGGVAVVKTSDDPYLDFRNSILQMIIENEIYGRDGLYELLRCLLSLNSAYHRDVILRAFADVVDGFFP, translated from the coding sequence ATGTCAACACGACGAAAGCCCCTCCGCCACGTTCCTGTCGTCTCCCTGGGCTGCAACTGCCGACGGGCAAAGGTCGCCGGCCTTACCACCAAGCTGCTCAAGCCCCGACACCCTTCCGCCGCCCCGCCGCGACCGTCCTCCTCCACCTCGAGCTCGCGGGAACGGTTCTTCTCCAGCGACGATGTCTCCAGCAGCACCGCTCCGTCGTCCTCGTCGACAAAGACCAGCCGAACGGTCTCCGGCTGCAGGCCGGACTCCCGCGCCCTTCCGCGGAGCCTAGGCGGCGGCGTCGCAGTCGTCAAGACCTCCGACGACCCGTATCTCGACTTCCGCAATTCGATTCTCCAGATGATCATCGAGAACGAGATCTACGGCCGAGACGGCCTCTACGAGCTCCTCCGTTGCCTCCTCTCGCTCAACTCCGCCTACCACCGTGACGTCATCCTCCGGGCCTTCGCCGACGTCGTGGACGGGTTCTTCCCCTGA